AAGGGCGGCGGCGGGCCGGCGTGTGTCCCCAGGGCCCGAGAGGCCCCtctcccgcagccccgcccccgggaggCCCATTGCCGGGAAGCCCAGCAGCCCGCCGCGGCCCAGGGCTGCGCGGTCCCTCCGACCCAGACTGCGCACGGGGTTCGGTCACCGGCACTTTAATAGGGGACTGGGATAGGACGAGCACCCTCCCCTGTCCTCTTGGAAGCTCCGGCTCTTCTCCGGTTCCTCCGACCCGGCGTCCTCCGTctcaggccctgggcagcagcGTCCCGAGCCGTCCGAGGAGCGCGGCGCGCAGCGCGCGGGGGAGGAAGTGGACGAGCAGGCCGAGCGCCGCCAGCGCCATCAGCAGCCAGAGCGCGCGCGCGCTCGCGTACAGCGGGGTCAGTCTGCGGGGGGCGCTcagcgggggcggggcggacgGCGgcggcccgcccccagcccccagcccccagcccccagccccccgggcCCCGCCAGGCCCGCCCCGGCCagaccccgcccccccgccaggCCCGGGCCCCGCGCCACCTGCCTGGATCCCCGGCAGGGTCCTCACCTTTGCTGCGCCGAGCGCGCGTAGCCCTGGAAGTAGCGGAGGCGCGCGAAAAGGTAGACCAACCCGCACAGGGCCGCCGTGCCTGCGAGAGGGCCGGGGCGGCCACGTGAGCCGCCTGGCGCgcggcccggggccccggggtGTGTGCGCGTCTGTCCCGAGCCCAGACCTTCGTGGAAGAAGACGCCGGCGACCCAGAGCGCGGCGAGGAACAGTGGGAAGTACTCGCTGCAGTTCACTCTGCGGTGGGAACGGGCGGTGTGAGGGCGCCGGCGGGGACCGGGCTGGGGCCCCGCCGCTgcccggccccgcgccctccGCCTCCTggtccccctccccgcccgcgcgctccccctcgccctcctctccccctccccgcccgcgcgctcccctccccctccccctccccctccccctccccgcccgcctcACTGGGCTCGGTAGACGCGCTCGAACTCCGGCGGCCCCGTGGTAAGCGGCGGCGACACGCGGAAGGCTCTGCGCGCCGAGATCACCTGCAGGGAGAAATAGGCTGGGGGCGAGGATGGGCGGGAGTCAGGTCCGCCGCCCCGGAGGCCCGCGCCGTCCGTCTAGGTCCcaccttttctcctctctctctgcgtgcTGACCTGTCACGACTCCCCTTTAAGCCCTCCTGGAACATAAGTGAAGTCCAACCTGAGGGGACCTCCGGCCCCCACCCCTTGTTTCTGGGCTTTTGGTATCCAAGATGCtcaaggggaagggcagggggccGGCCCGGATGCCGGAGGCgctgttcccccacccccacgccccctccccacccagggggaggaggagtgtCGCGGGTACACCTGGACTTGGGAGGGGCCTGCAAGCTCTGGACTTTGCTCCTAAACCCTTTGACTTTGACTTGCAAAA
Above is a window of Canis lupus baileyi chromosome 10, mCanLup2.hap1, whole genome shotgun sequence DNA encoding:
- the LTC4S gene encoding leukotriene C4 synthase isoform X2, with the protein product MKDEVALLATVTLLGVLLQAYFSLQVISARRAFRVSPPLTTGPPEFERVYRAQVNCSEYFPLFLAALWVAGVFFHEGTAALCGLVYLFARLRYFQGYARSAQQRLTPLYASARALWLLMALAALGLLVHFLPRALRAALLGRLGTLLPRA
- the LTC4S gene encoding leukotriene C4 synthase isoform X1 is translated as MKDEVALLATVTLLGVLLQAYFSLQVISARRAFRVSPPLTTGPPEFERVYRAQVNCSEYFPLFLAALWVAGVFFHEGLGSGQTRTHPGAPGRAPGGSRGRPGPLAGTAALCGLVYLFARLRYFQGYARSAQQRLTPLYASARALWLLMALAALGLLVHFLPRALRAALLGRLGTLLPRA
- the LTC4S gene encoding leukotriene C4 synthase isoform X5 — protein: MRWPFWPLSLSWESCCKVISARRAFRVSPPLTTGPPEFERVYRAQVNCSEYFPLFLAALWVAGVFFHEGLGSGQTRTHPGAPGRAPGGSRGRPGPLAGTAALCGLVYLFARLRYFQGYARSAQQRLTPLYASARALWLLMALAALGLLVHFLPRALRAALLGRLGTLLPRA
- the LTC4S gene encoding leukotriene C4 synthase isoform X4 — translated: MKDEVALLATVTLLGVLLQAYFSLQVISARRAFRVSPPLTTGPPEFERVYRAQVNCSEYFPLFLAALWVAGVFFHEGLGSGQTRTHPGAPGRAPGGSRGRPGPLAGTAALCGLVYLFARLRYFQGYARSAQQRL
- the LTC4S gene encoding leukotriene C4 synthase isoform X3, yielding MKDEVALLATVTLLGVLLQAYFSLQVISARRAFRVSPPLTTGPPEFERVYRAQVNCSEYFPLFLAALWVAGVFFHEGLGSGQTRTHPGAPGRAPGGSRGRPGPLAGTAALCGLVYLFARLRYFQGYARSAQQSPRAPGHSPRRSAPR